From Juglans regia cultivar Chandler chromosome 6, Walnut 2.0, whole genome shotgun sequence, the proteins below share one genomic window:
- the LOC109011023 gene encoding uncharacterized protein LOC109011023 isoform X2 has protein sequence MAETEEDASFWRESPPGGDGASMSLGMKKRKRKSLKREKREFLHPTTTKETPTAVSSFILSGSASSTTPLQSRTHNPNLNLTHDYGISSYAHYQQQPQIEASSHCDSFDNPHVNLSSDFYNNTKDNHMEENNMKKKRKRKTSSSKKGVEEVEESRYHLFQEELSYDPPTNQNVRNEIEEESNSKNSINGCANRWVGIDLQSPTNPLCKDIDLSTEGNIFTSSTGDSVVAENFRDDDRLKHVRKKKKNKNNRGERDDKTSSKLIKSEEIPPSLQKFEDVLSRYIYKGNGGTNSLKKVRHNDEEEEKSSKEPTSQCKMTKDSSILATERGRNFAGQIDSDAVVVPTIYTNLNEEVQRNGPGIGEAVYCKRRRVKGKQQTIAHLEIQNASPYFQRSTGRVLTNDGKTTKMKSTRPRSKISAAFVKVSRYFQKMPEKQEGSVLVCDKQKKEPSRQNGLGIGDIDHSKRRRVIGKQQTIAHTKVRKASPYFQRSTGQQVLRNDGNDTQMKSTGPRSKTSATSVKVSRFFQKMPEKEEGSDLVCDRLKKESSRQIKSGVHPSVGNQILKLEDVLSQCIYKSNGISKKVKNGQHKGEEEKKYSEEPTFSSNMTNPSSIIAIDGGRNSAEHVDGEAVVAPRIYTNLKEEEMQQNGLGIEKVDSCKRRRGKEKQQTIAHPEVQKLSPYFQSSTGQQVLRNGSNDTQIKSRRPCAKPSATSVKVTSRFFKKMPGEEENADGILLGGKKTRKRSVKVKTVLSTLQKRFDAYRRKSPDNMWKPPRSRYGLLQEDHADDPWKVLVICMLLNRTTGSQAGKILLDLFTLCPDAKTATEVPAKEIEKIIQPLGLQKKRAQMIQRFSQDYMGDTWKYVTDLYGVDMQLMRMQYFVLESGTG, from the coding sequence ATGGCGGAGACAGAGGAAGATGCGTCGTTTTGGAGGGAGAGCCCGCCAGGCGGAGATGGAGCGAGCATGAGTCTGGGCATGAAGAAACGGAAGAGGAAGAGTTTGAAGAGGGAAAAGCGAGAATTTCTTCATCCAACTACGACGAAAGAAACCCCAACCGCCGTAAGTTCTTTCATACTCTCGGGCTCTGCTTCGTCTACCACGCCCCTTCAATCACGTACACACAATCCCAATCTCAATCTCACCCATGATTATGGTATTTCTTCCTATGCCCATTACCAGCAACAGCCTCAAATCGAAGCTTCCTCACATTGTGATTCTTTTGATAACCCTCATGTTAATCTATCCAGTGATTTCTACAATAATACCAAAGATAATCATATGGAGGAGAACaatatgaagaagaagaggaagagaaaaactAGTTCTAGTAAGAAGGGTGTAGAAGAAGTAGAAGAGTCGCGGTATCATCTCTTCCAAGAGGAACTGTCATATGATCCTCCAACTAATCAAAATGTGCGAAATgagattgaagaagaaagtaaTAGCAAGAATAGCATAAATGGATGCGCCAATAGATGGGTCGGCATTGACCTACAATCTCCGACTAACCCACTATGCAAGGATATTGATTTATCTACTGAAGGCAACATATTTACATCGAGTACTGGAGATTCAGTTGTAGCAGAGAATTTTAGAGATGATGACCGGCTGAAGCacgtgaggaagaagaagaagaataaaaacaatAGGGGGGAAAGGGATGATAAAACTAGCAGCAAGCTTATCAAGTCAGAGGAGATTCCACCGAGTTTGCAGAAATTTGAGGATGTCCTTTCGCGATATATTTACAAGGGTAATGGAGGTACTAACAGCTTAAAGAAAGTCCGTCACaatgatgaggaggaggagaaatCTTCCAAGGAACCCACTTCCCAATGTAAGATGACCAAAGATTCCTCCATTCTAGCTACCGAACGTGGCAGGAACTTCGCTGGGCAGATTGACAGTGATGCTGTTGTAGTGCCAACAATTTACACAAACTTGAACGAAGAAGTGCAGCGAAATGGGCCAGGAATTGGTGAGGCTGTTTATTGCAAGCGAAGGAGAGTTAAAGGAAAACAGCAAACAATTGCTCACCTTGAAATTCAAAATGCCTCCCCATATTTCCAGAGGTCAACAGGACGAGTGTTGACAAATGATGGTAAAACtacaaaaatgaaatcaacaagACCTCGTTCAAAAATTTCTGCTGCTTTTGTGAAGGTCTCCCGCTACTTCCAAAAGATGCCCGAAAAACAGGAAGGTAGTGTTTTGGTTTGCGATAAGCAGAAAAAAGAACCGAGTCGCCAAAATGGGCTAGGGATTGGGGATATTGATCATTCCAAACGAAGGAGAGTAATCGGAAAACAGCAAACAATTGCTCACACTAAAGTTCGAAAGGCCTCCCCATATTTCCAGAGGTCAACAGGACAACAAGTGTTGAGAAATGATGGTAATGATACACAAATGAAATCAACAGGACCTCGTTCAAAAACTTCTGCAACATCAGTGAAGGTCTCCCGCTTCTTCCAAAAGATGCCCGAAAAAGAGGAAGGTAGTGATTTGGTTTGCGATAGGCTGAAAAAAGAATCGAGTCGCCAAATAAAGAGTGGGGTTCATCCATCTGTTGGAAATCAGATTTTGAAGCTTGAGGATGTCCTTTCGCAATGTATTTACAAGAGTAATGGCATATCCAAGAAAGTAAAGAATGGCCAGCACAAAGgtgaggaggaaaagaaatataGTGAGGAGCCCACGTTCTCATCTAATATGACTAATCCCTCCTCCATTATAGCAATTGATGGTGGCAGGAACTCAGCTGAACATGTTGACGGTGAAGCTGTTGTAGCACCAAGAATTTACACAAacttgaaagaagaagaaatgcagCAAAATGGGCTAGGAATTGAAAAGGTTGATAGTTGCAAGCGAAGGAGAGGAAAGGAAAAACAGCAAACAATTGCTCACCCTGAAGTTCAAAAGCTCTCCCCATACTTCCAGAGTTCAACAGGACAACAAGTGCTGAGAAATGGCAGTAATGATACACAAATCAAATCAAGAAGACCTTGTGCAAAACCTTCTGCTACTTCAGTGAAGGTCACTTCCCGCTTCTTCAAAAAGATGcctggagaagaagaaaatgcagatGGCATTTTGTTGGGAGGTAAAAAGACTCGTAAACGAAGTGTGAAAGTTAAAACAGTTTTATCTACTTTACAGAAAAGATTTGATGCTTACCGAAGAAAAAGTCCAGATAACATGTGGAAGCCTCCACGCTCCAGATATGGTCTTCTCCAAGAGGATCATGCCGATGACCCTTGGAAGGTATTGGTGATATGCATGCTCCTAAATCGGACAACTGGTTCGCAG